The Actinobacillus equuli genome includes a window with the following:
- a CDS encoding type I restriction endonuclease subunit R: protein MTARYNEKTRVQIPAVAHLGRLGYQYLSLKTAQWDVSNNIFGEVFKSAIAKINPNLTTFDLERELKNVAMLLKNEDLGQAFYKRLLQVGTARLIDFDCIENNQFHVVAELTCGDKDGDNFRPDITLLINGLPLVFLEVKKPNAQNGLQSEFERMQYRCKKPAFRPYINATQLMVFSNNQEYQTADRHKTQGAFYATTGFHGVQFNYFRDEGEIAEEQAVKLNENLAILPEAELNRILLDFNEPMLKNDAEFRTNLDPNSPTNRLCTALLHKERLLFLLKYGIAYVEEQGGMEKHVMRYPQLFATKAISRHLAAGKKKGIIWHTQGSGKTALAYYNVRVLTDFYQRQNVIPKFYFIVDRLDLRNQAMSEFSHRGLQVNSINSREEFAQEMRKAAALSNYSGDPEITVVNIQKFQNSNVAEFIPDYDISVQRIFFIDEAHRSFGNQAQTVSQFLASLIQADPSAVHIGLTGTPLLGGGKNRVGSTAIFGDYIHKYYYNQSIADGYTLRLIREEIESNYKAELSQILADLQIQQGSIKSRTITSRRRFVEPMLDYIVQDFEKFRRQKADNSLGAMVICDSSDQARMMHFLFNQKYAENPQDLTAYREKLAENDPHFFDELPKVAESTATYNLAKRTVTSASLILSDEGDKTYRKDLVDDYKAGKTDLLFVYNMLLTGFDAKRLKKLYLGRVIKEHNLLQALTRVNRTYKDYEFGYVVDFADIQAEFDKTNAAYQAELQLELGDEAEHYSQLFKSQAEIDQDIAQIKEVLFDFETENAEIFRQQLDEIDDKQKLLELKRTLELARSLYNQLKVDEKSGLERLDFEQYNVLYRQVLDRLFQVNTMERVDSGDLQGVLNEALENIYFTFHKKSEAELKLADSLQDQMRKTREAFARNIDQKDPEFVRLLDELKHLFEKRNVQSVSQAEMQMHIDEFAKLERQIGKLNAENDRLSLKFAGDAKFVRIFKRGVQDFGLQQNRSHFMEGLQQIKFSNDQFVLNQGDLLQSSSSYFEKESLRTVTKLKSEFQLPLDNKALMNLNKLIVSEYIGA from the coding sequence ATGACGGCTCGCTATAATGAAAAAACCAGAGTTCAAATTCCCGCAGTAGCACATTTAGGGCGTTTGGGATATCAATATCTTTCGCTAAAAACAGCGCAATGGGATGTTAGCAATAACATTTTTGGTGAGGTTTTTAAGTCGGCGATTGCAAAAATTAACCCAAATTTGACTACTTTTGATCTCGAACGAGAGCTGAAAAATGTGGCGATGTTGCTCAAAAATGAAGATTTAGGGCAAGCGTTTTATAAGCGTTTACTGCAAGTTGGCACAGCTCGCCTGATTGATTTTGACTGTATTGAGAACAACCAATTTCACGTTGTTGCCGAACTAACTTGTGGTGACAAAGACGGTGACAATTTCCGTCCGGATATTACCCTACTGATTAACGGTTTACCGTTAGTGTTTTTAGAAGTGAAAAAGCCGAATGCCCAAAATGGATTGCAGTCGGAATTTGAGCGTATGCAATATCGCTGTAAAAAGCCGGCTTTCCGTCCTTACATCAACGCTACACAACTGATGGTTTTTTCTAATAATCAGGAATATCAAACTGCTGATCGCCATAAAACTCAGGGGGCGTTTTATGCGACAACAGGTTTTCACGGTGTACAGTTCAATTATTTCCGTGATGAAGGCGAAATTGCCGAAGAACAAGCGGTCAAATTAAACGAAAATCTTGCAATTTTACCAGAGGCGGAATTAAACCGTATTTTGCTAGACTTTAATGAGCCGATGTTGAAAAACGATGCGGAATTTCGTACCAATCTTGATCCAAATTCGCCGACTAATCGTCTTTGTACTGCACTATTGCACAAAGAACGTTTGTTATTTTTGTTGAAATACGGCATTGCCTATGTAGAAGAACAAGGTGGCATGGAAAAACATGTAATGCGTTATCCACAACTGTTTGCGACTAAGGCGATCAGCCGCCATTTAGCAGCAGGTAAAAAGAAAGGCATTATTTGGCATACGCAAGGCAGTGGTAAAACGGCGTTGGCGTATTACAACGTACGAGTGCTAACCGATTTTTATCAACGCCAAAATGTGATTCCTAAATTCTATTTCATTGTGGACAGACTCGATTTACGCAATCAGGCAATGTCGGAATTTAGTCATCGTGGATTACAAGTAAACAGTATTAACAGCCGTGAAGAGTTTGCTCAAGAAATGCGAAAAGCCGCTGCATTGAGTAACTATAGCGGTGATCCTGAAATTACGGTGGTCAATATCCAAAAATTCCAAAATAGTAATGTAGCGGAATTTATTCCTGATTACGACATCAGTGTGCAGCGTATCTTTTTTATTGATGAAGCACACCGCAGTTTTGGTAATCAAGCACAAACCGTGAGCCAATTTTTAGCCAGCCTAATCCAAGCCGATCCAAGTGCAGTACATATTGGCTTGACGGGCACACCATTGCTCGGAGGCGGTAAAAACCGAGTTGGCTCAACGGCAATTTTTGGTGATTACATTCATAAGTATTACTACAATCAATCCATTGCGGACGGTTACACGCTCCGCCTGATTCGTGAAGAAATCGAAAGTAATTACAAAGCGGAACTTAGCCAAATTTTGGCGGATTTGCAAATTCAACAAGGCAGTATTAAAAGCCGAACCATTACCAGTCGCCGCCGTTTTGTTGAGCCAATGCTAGACTACATCGTGCAGGATTTTGAAAAATTCAGACGACAAAAAGCCGACAATTCGCTCGGGGCGATGGTGATTTGCGACAGTAGCGATCAAGCCCGAATGATGCATTTTCTATTCAACCAAAAATATGCAGAAAATCCGCAAGATTTGACCGCTTACCGTGAAAAACTGGCTGAAAATGATCCGCACTTTTTTGATGAATTACCGAAAGTTGCCGAGTCAACTGCAACCTATAACCTAGCTAAACGTACGGTAACATCAGCAAGTTTGATTTTATCGGACGAAGGCGATAAAACTTACCGTAAAGACCTTGTGGATGATTACAAAGCCGGCAAAACCGATTTGTTGTTTGTTTACAATATGTTGCTCACAGGTTTTGACGCAAAACGTCTGAAAAAACTCTATTTAGGGCGAGTAATCAAAGAACATAACTTATTGCAAGCTCTCACAAGGGTAAATCGTACCTACAAAGATTACGAGTTTGGCTATGTGGTAGATTTTGCCGATATTCAGGCAGAATTTGATAAAACCAATGCCGCCTACCAAGCGGAATTACAACTTGAATTAGGCGATGAAGCGGAACATTATTCCCAACTTTTCAAATCGCAAGCGGAAATCGATCAAGACATCGCTCAAATCAAAGAGGTACTTTTTGATTTTGAAACTGAAAATGCCGAAATTTTCCGCCAACAGCTTGATGAAATTGACGACAAACAAAAATTACTCGAATTAAAACGCACGTTGGAATTGGCAAGAAGCCTGTATAACCAGCTCAAAGTGGACGAAAAATCAGGCTTAGAACGCCTTGATTTTGAGCAATACAACGTGCTTTACCGCCAAGTGCTAGACCGTCTGTTCCAAGTAAATACTATGGAACGAGTGGATTCAGGCGATTTGCAAGGCGTGTTAAACGAGGCATTGGAAAATATCTACTTCACATTCCACAAAAAAAGTGAGGCAGAATTAAAATTAGCCGACAGTTTGCAAGACCAAATGCGGAAAACTCGTGAAGCCTTCGCTCGCAACATAGACCAAAAAGATCCTGAATTTGTCCGTTTACTAGATGAATTGAAACATCTGTTTGAAAAACGTAACGTGCAATCTGTAAGCCAAGCGGAAATGCAAATGCACATTGATGAATTCGCCAAACTAGAACGCCAAATTGGTAAATTAAATGCCGAAAACGACCGCTTGTCGCTTAAATTTGCAGGCGATGCTAAATTTGTCCGCATTTTCAAACGTGGCGTACAAGATTTTGGCTTGCAACAAAACCGTAGCCATTTTATGGAAGGCTTACAGCAGATTAAATTTAGCAACGACCAATTTGTGCTAAATCAGGGTGACTTACTCCAAAGCTCTTCGAGCTATTTTGAAAAAGAGAGTTTACGTACGGTGACGAAACTCAAAAGCGAGTTCCAATTGCCGCTCGATAACAAAGCCTTAATGAACTTAAATAAATTGATTGTGAGTGAGTATATAGGGGCATAG
- a CDS encoding HsdM family class I SAM-dependent methyltransferase — translation MTEQLFQQKTKELIDSLKAICANYGLGNDGNEFKIITQVFLYKFLNDKFAFEIKQIKPSLAEHDSWEQALGEMSAEDFDFLTMNMNGDTAILRPNQFISHLFNQSNIANFANLFDETLMDIAAQNADIFSVKTEGGAKINLFDRVSQYIADPSKRDAFCRAVINKLVEFSFEHIFNQKFDFYATIFEYLIKDYNTNSGGKYAEYYTPHAVARIMAAILVPENVRGQLQNVSCYDPSAGSGTLLMNIAHAIGEKKCTIYTQDISQKSSNLLRLNLILNNLVASIPNVVQGNTMTHPYHKSGDQLRQFDYIVSNPPFKMDFSEVREELATPAHKDRFFAGVPNVPKAKKEGMAIYQLFVQHIIHSLKADGKAAVVLPTGFITAQSGIDKKIREFLVSEKMLAGVVSMPSNIFATTGTNVSILFLDRANKENVVLIDASNLGEKIKEGKNQKTVLSAEEEQRIIDVFNQKKAEDDFSVVVSYADIAAKNHSLSAGQYFDVKIDHIDITAAEFEQKMADFQQNLTALFAESKALESQIQQQMATLKFNAQAVEN, via the coding sequence ATGACCGAACAACTTTTTCAACAAAAAACCAAAGAATTGATCGACAGCTTAAAAGCCATTTGTGCGAACTATGGGCTAGGGAATGATGGCAATGAATTTAAAATCATTACCCAAGTGTTTTTGTATAAATTTCTTAATGACAAATTTGCCTTTGAAATCAAGCAGATTAAACCGTCTTTGGCGGAGCATGATAGCTGGGAGCAAGCGTTGGGTGAAATGTCCGCTGAAGATTTTGACTTTTTAACAATGAATATGAACGGCGACACCGCCATTTTGCGACCAAATCAATTTATCAGCCATTTGTTCAACCAATCGAATATCGCCAATTTTGCTAATCTGTTCGATGAAACCCTAATGGACATCGCCGCTCAAAATGCGGATATTTTCTCGGTAAAAACCGAAGGTGGGGCGAAAATCAACTTGTTTGACCGTGTCAGCCAATATATTGCCGACCCCAGCAAGCGAGACGCATTCTGCCGTGCGGTAATTAACAAATTGGTGGAATTTAGTTTCGAGCATATTTTCAACCAAAAATTTGATTTTTACGCCACGATTTTTGAGTATCTCATCAAAGATTACAACACCAACTCGGGCGGAAAATATGCCGAATACTACACGCCACACGCGGTGGCTCGTATTATGGCGGCAATTCTCGTGCCTGAAAACGTGCGCGGGCAGTTGCAAAATGTCAGCTGTTACGATCCGTCCGCAGGCTCTGGCACATTGTTGATGAACATCGCCCACGCCATCGGCGAAAAAAAATGTACCATTTACACACAGGATATTTCGCAAAAATCGTCAAACTTGTTGCGATTAAATCTGATCTTAAACAATCTTGTCGCCAGCATTCCTAACGTGGTGCAAGGCAACACGATGACACACCCTTACCATAAATCGGGCGATCAACTCCGCCAGTTTGATTACATCGTGTCTAACCCACCGTTCAAAATGGATTTTAGCGAAGTGCGAGAAGAATTAGCCACGCCCGCCCATAAGGATCGCTTTTTTGCGGGCGTACCAAACGTGCCAAAAGCCAAAAAAGAGGGAATGGCGATTTATCAACTTTTTGTTCAGCACATCATTCACTCGCTTAAAGCAGACGGCAAAGCAGCTGTGGTGTTGCCAACGGGCTTTATTACCGCTCAATCTGGCATTGATAAGAAAATCCGAGAATTTCTGGTGAGCGAAAAAATGTTAGCGGGCGTGGTGTCGATGCCGTCTAACATTTTCGCCACCACAGGCACGAACGTCTCTATTCTCTTTCTCGACCGAGCCAACAAAGAGAACGTGGTGCTGATTGATGCCAGCAACTTGGGCGAAAAAATCAAAGAGGGCAAAAACCAAAAAACCGTGCTTTCCGCCGAAGAAGAGCAACGCATTATTGACGTATTCAACCAGAAAAAAGCGGAAGACGATTTCTCGGTGGTGGTCTCTTATGCCGACATCGCAGCCAAAAATCATAGCCTATCCGCAGGGCAGTATTTTGACGTGAAAATCGACCACATCGACATCACCGCTGCCGAGTTTGAGCAGAAAATGGCAGATTTTCAGCAAAATCTGACCGCACTTTTTGCCGAAAGCAAGGCGTTAGAAAGCCAAATTCAGCAACAAATGGCAACGTTAAAATTTAACGCACAAGCGGTGGAAAATTAG
- a CDS encoding restriction endonuclease subunit S, producing the protein MEEYKLQDLISIKNGKKYDHLNKGNIPVYGSGGIMTYVDDYLYDGEAVLLPRKGTLNNIMYSKGKLWTVDTMYYALVNEKADPYYLYAYLSQLNLSALDSGSTLPSMTSTAYYSIPVKLPNKKNQQKIAQVLSTLDRKIALNQQINAELEKMAKTLYDYWFVQFDFPDENGNPYKSSGGEMFYHPELKREVPKGWVCGMLDDLGQIVGGSTPSTTENANFSENAIAWITPNDLSNNQGNKFISHGAIDVSEQGIKSASLKIYPKGTVLLSSRAPVGYMAIAQNELTTNQGFKSFIPNKGYSEIFIYYAVKNLIPVIEQNASGSTFKEISATGLKNIPCLLPQKEIIENFVSKITALFEKQSIVEKENKKLIQLRDFLLPMLMNGQVEVA; encoded by the coding sequence ATGGAAGAATATAAATTACAAGATTTAATCAGCATTAAAAATGGCAAGAAATATGACCATTTGAATAAAGGCAATATTCCTGTTTATGGCTCAGGTGGGATAATGACTTATGTTGATGATTATCTTTATGATGGCGAAGCTGTACTTTTGCCACGTAAAGGTACGCTAAATAATATTATGTATTCCAAAGGAAAATTATGGACTGTGGATACAATGTATTATGCTTTGGTAAATGAAAAAGCAGATCCGTATTATCTTTATGCTTATTTAAGTCAACTAAATTTAAGTGCGTTAGATTCTGGTTCAACTTTACCAAGTATGACCTCAACGGCTTATTATTCCATTCCTGTTAAGTTGCCTAATAAAAAAAACCAACAAAAAATCGCCCAAGTGCTGTCCACATTGGATCGCAAAATTGCCCTAAACCAACAAATTAACGCCGAACTAGAAAAAATGGCGAAAACACTCTACGACTACTGGTTTGTGCAATTCGACTTCCCCGATGAAAACGGCAACCCCTATAAATCATCAGGCGGCGAGATGTTTTACCACCCCGAACTAAAACGAGAAGTACCGAAGGGGTGGGTGTGTGGAATGCTTGATGATTTAGGACAAATTGTAGGTGGAAGCACACCTTCAACAACAGAAAATGCAAACTTTTCTGAAAATGCGATCGCTTGGATTACACCAAATGATCTTTCAAACAATCAAGGCAATAAATTTATATCTCACGGAGCAATAGATGTTTCAGAACAAGGAATAAAATCAGCATCATTGAAGATTTACCCCAAAGGAACGGTTTTATTAAGCTCACGAGCACCAGTTGGTTATATGGCGATTGCTCAAAATGAATTAACCACAAATCAAGGATTTAAATCATTTATTCCTAATAAGGGTTATTCTGAAATTTTTATCTATTATGCAGTTAAAAATTTAATTCCTGTGATTGAACAAAATGCATCTGGTTCAACATTTAAAGAAATTTCAGCAACAGGTTTAAAAAATATTCCTTGCCTTTTACCACAAAAAGAAATTATTGAAAATTTTGTGTCAAAAATAACCGCACTTTTTGAAAAACAAAGTATAGTTGAAAAAGAAAATAAAAAACTCATCCAACTTCGAGATTTTCTTTTGCCAATGTTAATGAATGGGCAGGTTGAGGTGGCGTAG
- a CDS encoding DUF72 domain-containing protein has product MPKIYIGTGGYSDTDLVGTLYPHGTAKSDFLTIYSCHYDTIEINSSFHAPIGEKALQGMVEKAEKRLKFSVKLHQDFSHNRTATAEQARYFWDALQPLIEQNCLANLFVQFPHTFDRTPANRLYLAQLCHWFADFPLAVEFRHASWHIPPVFQTFAKQPNLIWCNVDYPPNIGLPAFHFQSFQRTAYLRLHGHNPNWWKADSAAERHDYRYRDDELKQLANLLFQQRNTFDVLYLYFQNTTKSHSFYNIATLKGYLAELGFEVKTEVNERSGEQGSLF; this is encoded by the coding sequence ATGCCTAAAATCTACATCGGTACCGGCGGTTATAGCGACACGGATTTGGTTGGGACGCTATATCCGCATGGTACGGCAAAAAGTGATTTTTTGACGATTTATAGTTGTCATTACGATACGATTGAGATCAATAGCTCTTTTCATGCGCCTATTGGTGAAAAGGCATTACAAGGCATGGTGGAAAAGGCTGAGAAGCGGTTAAAATTTTCAGTAAAATTGCATCAAGACTTTAGCCATAACCGCACCGCTACCGCTGAACAAGCTCGTTATTTTTGGGATGCTTTGCAGCCGCTTATCGAGCAAAATTGTTTGGCTAATTTGTTTGTGCAATTTCCGCATACTTTTGACCGTACTCCGGCAAACCGCCTTTATCTTGCTCAACTTTGTCACTGGTTTGCTGATTTTCCGCTGGCGGTGGAATTTCGCCACGCCAGTTGGCATATTCCGCCCGTGTTTCAAACCTTTGCCAAACAGCCTAATCTTATTTGGTGTAATGTCGATTACCCGCCGAATATCGGCTTACCGGCTTTTCATTTTCAGAGTTTTCAACGCACGGCTTATTTACGTTTACACGGACACAATCCCAACTGGTGGAAAGCGGATTCAGCCGCAGAACGACATGATTATCGCTATCGCGATGACGAGTTAAAACAACTGGCAAATTTACTTTTTCAACAACGCAATACATTTGATGTGCTTTATCTTTACTTCCAAAACACGACGAAAAGCCATTCTTTCTATAATATCGCAACACTTAAAGGCTATTTAGCCGAGTTAGGATTTGAGGTGAAAACCGAGGTGAATGAACGTAGTGGAGAGCAAGGGAGTTTGTTTTAG